A genomic segment from Comamonas terrigena NBRC 13299 encodes:
- a CDS encoding phage tail assembly protein: MRVQDSDTQDTTTQAIDSAQSAAAQDDKIRTVTLEEPITRPSGQKIEVITIRKPMGGALRRVTLSDLLSLNTDALQTVLPRVTEPVLVKPDFDLIDPVDLVKLGTELVSFFVPKKERS, encoded by the coding sequence ATGCGCGTCCAAGACTCCGACACCCAAGACACCACCACCCAAGCCATCGACTCCGCCCAGTCGGCCGCCGCCCAGGACGACAAGATCCGCACCGTCACCCTGGAAGAACCCATCACCCGCCCCAGCGGCCAGAAGATCGAAGTCATCACCATCCGCAAGCCAATGGGCGGCGCCCTGCGCCGCGTCACCCTGTCGGACCTGCTCAGCCTGAACACCGACGCCCTGCAGACCGTGCTGCCCCGCGTGACGGAACCCGTGCTGGTCAAGCCTGACTTTGACCTGATCGACCCCGTGGACCTGGTCAAGCTGGGTACGGAACTGGTGAGTTTTTTCGTGCCGAAGAAGGAGCGCAGCTAA
- the cho gene encoding excinuclease Cho, translating into MHIPARRRPEFDQARIYEYPEHLRASLLDMPAKPGVYIFHPAEGALPLYIGKSVNLRSRLLSHLRNPDEARLLRQAARISHIRTAGEIGALLLEAKLIKQQQPLYNQKLRRNRQLCALQLNDGVPEVVYSKDMDFAATPNLYGLYASRTGALQALRELADAHQLCYAELGLEKLPQGRPCFRHMLRKCNGVCCGLESEATHAQRLRIALETLRVATWPYPGAIGLEEVCDDMRQIHVVHNWCYLGSAPGLRDARKLAKVAAGFDADGYKILCRPILTEQTRIITL; encoded by the coding sequence ATGCACATACCAGCCCGCCGCCGGCCGGAGTTCGATCAGGCCCGCATCTACGAATACCCCGAACACCTGCGCGCGTCCCTGCTGGACATGCCGGCCAAGCCCGGCGTGTACATCTTCCACCCCGCAGAAGGCGCCCTGCCGCTGTACATAGGCAAAAGCGTCAACCTGCGCTCACGCCTGCTGTCCCACCTGCGCAATCCAGATGAAGCCCGCCTGCTGCGCCAGGCCGCGCGCATCAGCCACATCCGCACGGCAGGCGAAATAGGCGCCCTGCTGCTCGAGGCCAAGCTCATCAAGCAGCAGCAGCCGCTGTACAACCAAAAGCTGCGCCGCAACCGCCAGCTGTGCGCGCTGCAGCTCAATGACGGCGTGCCCGAAGTCGTCTACTCCAAAGACATGGACTTTGCCGCCACGCCCAACCTGTACGGCCTGTACGCCAGCCGCACCGGTGCCCTGCAGGCGCTGCGCGAACTGGCAGATGCACACCAGCTCTGCTATGCCGAACTGGGCCTGGAAAAGCTCCCCCAGGGCCGCCCCTGCTTTCGGCACATGCTGCGCAAGTGCAACGGCGTGTGCTGTGGCCTGGAAAGCGAAGCCACCCATGCACAACGCCTGCGCATCGCGCTGGAAACCCTGCGCGTAGCCACCTGGCCCTACCCCGGCGCCATTGGCCTGGAAGAAGTGTGCGACGACATGCGCCAGATCCACGTGGTGCACAACTGGTGCTACCTGGGCAGCGCCCCCGGCCTGCGCGATGCGCGCAAGCTGGCCAAAGTCGCCGCCGGGTTTGATGCGGACGGCTACAAAATCCTGTGCCGCCCCATCCTCACCGAACAAACGCGCATCATCACCCTGTAG
- a CDS encoding phage tail tape measure protein encodes MADQNMRLRVVLDLVDKAMAPLKRIGQGSKETAATLKAAREQLKQLNQTQKDVGGFREARTGLAETQTKLKAARDQVRQLAAAFAQAGPPTKAMAQQMATARAAASQLGAQFNAQRQSVQQLRDKLSAAGISTRNLSTHDQQLRNSIATTTARIKSQTESLKRQGDQQRKLAQIQQQAAKGAAIGGGMAVAGAASIYAGKQVARPVSAAMGAFAPQENATTQLKASMMKADGSVPEEFEKINDLATKLGDRLPGTTADFIEMMTMLRRQGLSAQSILGGTGEAAALLGVQLQMPVTAAAEFAAKMQDSTRTSEKDMLGLMDTIQRTHYLGVDSGNMLNGFSKLSPIMSITRQEGLEFANSMAPLLVMMDQTGMAGESAGNAIRKVFQGGLDTKKLDKANDLLGDAKAGFKLKFTGDKGEFLGMDNLFAQLDKLKGLGDNAVLKTSVMKQLFGDDAETLQVLNTMMDKGKAGYEEIAAKMGDQADLQKRVDEQLGTFTNVVEAAQGSATNALASIGKAMAPDLKDLVNWLGEASGNFNKWVQENQQLVRWLGMGALALAAFLAATGALLIPLGLIVAKGMAVRWMLAQIGVTSGPLTLLRGMFTWGAKLLPVLMRFGPVLLRFLGPIGLLITAGMLIYQNWDAIAAGGLRLWTGLVSALSTLWNGMVSMVQGIFAGGVSAWLQALLNFSPLGVLWSAITTALGALGIQVPQQFMSLGGFIVDGLIGGITNKLGALKDTVVGAATAVAGWFKEKLGIASPSKVFTEFGGWISEGAAVGMEKGQAAVRTAALAVAGAALVPVAQADGPIVGPGGPDGAGAMPMVSRGTPMAPSLSAAPAAGGSGPISITIHATPGMTPEDVARAVAAELDKRERAAGARRRSGLYDQN; translated from the coding sequence GTGGCCGACCAAAACATGCGCCTGCGCGTGGTCCTTGACCTGGTGGACAAGGCCATGGCCCCGCTCAAGCGCATCGGCCAGGGCAGCAAGGAAACCGCGGCCACCCTGAAGGCTGCGCGGGAACAGCTCAAACAGTTGAACCAGACCCAAAAGGATGTGGGCGGCTTCCGTGAAGCCCGGACCGGCCTGGCGGAAACGCAGACCAAGCTCAAGGCCGCTCGGGACCAGGTGCGCCAGCTGGCAGCTGCCTTTGCACAGGCTGGGCCTCCCACCAAGGCCATGGCCCAGCAAATGGCTACAGCGCGTGCGGCTGCCAGCCAGTTGGGTGCACAGTTCAACGCTCAACGCCAGAGCGTGCAGCAACTGCGTGACAAGCTCAGCGCCGCCGGCATCAGCACCCGCAACCTCTCCACCCACGACCAGCAACTGCGCAACAGCATTGCTACGACCACAGCCCGCATCAAGTCGCAAACCGAATCGCTCAAGCGCCAGGGCGACCAGCAGCGCAAGCTGGCCCAGATCCAGCAGCAAGCCGCCAAGGGTGCGGCCATTGGCGGCGGCATGGCCGTGGCAGGCGCCGCGTCCATCTATGCCGGCAAGCAAGTGGCCCGCCCGGTGTCGGCGGCCATGGGTGCGTTTGCACCGCAGGAAAACGCCACCACCCAGCTCAAGGCAAGCATGATGAAGGCCGACGGGTCGGTGCCGGAAGAGTTTGAAAAGATCAACGACCTGGCCACCAAGCTGGGGGACCGCCTGCCCGGCACCACGGCGGACTTCATCGAAATGATGACCATGCTCCGCCGCCAGGGCCTGTCCGCCCAAAGCATCCTGGGCGGCACGGGCGAAGCCGCCGCCCTGCTGGGTGTGCAGCTGCAAATGCCGGTCACCGCGGCGGCAGAGTTCGCCGCCAAGATGCAGGATTCCACCCGCACCAGCGAAAAAGACATGCTGGGCCTGATGGACACCATACAGCGCACCCACTACCTGGGCGTGGACAGCGGCAACATGCTCAACGGCTTCAGCAAGCTGTCGCCCATCATGTCCATCACGCGGCAGGAAGGGCTGGAATTCGCCAACAGCATGGCCCCGCTGCTGGTGATGATGGACCAGACCGGCATGGCCGGCGAATCCGCCGGCAACGCCATCCGCAAGGTGTTCCAGGGTGGCCTGGACACCAAAAAGCTGGACAAGGCCAACGACCTGCTGGGCGACGCCAAGGCAGGCTTCAAGCTGAAATTCACCGGCGACAAAGGCGAATTCCTGGGCATGGACAACCTGTTCGCCCAGCTGGACAAGCTCAAGGGCCTGGGCGACAACGCCGTGCTCAAGACCTCGGTGATGAAGCAGCTCTTTGGTGATGACGCCGAAACCCTGCAGGTGCTCAACACCATGATGGACAAGGGCAAAGCCGGGTATGAAGAAATCGCCGCCAAGATGGGCGACCAGGCCGACCTGCAAAAGCGTGTGGACGAACAGCTGGGCACCTTCACCAATGTGGTGGAAGCCGCCCAAGGCTCTGCCACCAACGCCCTGGCCAGCATTGGCAAGGCCATGGCCCCGGATCTGAAGGATCTGGTGAACTGGCTGGGCGAAGCCAGCGGCAACTTCAACAAGTGGGTGCAGGAAAACCAGCAGCTGGTGCGCTGGCTGGGCATGGGCGCGCTGGCCCTGGCCGCCTTCCTGGCAGCCACGGGCGCCCTGCTCATCCCCCTGGGTTTGATCGTCGCCAAGGGCATGGCCGTGCGCTGGATGTTGGCCCAGATCGGCGTTACGTCCGGCCCGCTCACCTTGCTGCGCGGCATGTTCACCTGGGGCGCCAAGCTGCTGCCCGTGCTCATGCGCTTTGGCCCTGTGCTGCTGCGGTTCCTGGGGCCCATTGGCCTGCTCATTACCGCAGGCATGCTCATTTATCAGAACTGGGATGCCATTGCGGCCGGCGGCCTGCGGCTGTGGACCGGCCTGGTCTCCGCGCTCAGCACCCTGTGGAATGGCATGGTCAGCATGGTGCAGGGCATCTTTGCCGGTGGCGTCAGCGCCTGGCTGCAGGCCCTGCTCAACTTCAGCCCGCTCGGGGTGCTGTGGTCCGCCATCACCACGGCGCTGGGGGCGCTGGGCATCCAGGTTCCGCAGCAGTTCATGTCGCTGGGCGGCTTCATTGTGGATGGGCTCATTGGCGGCATCACCAACAAGCTGGGCGCCCTCAAAGACACCGTGGTGGGTGCTGCCACCGCCGTGGCTGGCTGGTTCAAAGAAAAGCTGGGAATCGCCAGCCCATCCAAGGTGTTCACAGAATTCGGCGGCTGGATCAGCGAAGGCGCCGCCGTGGGCATGGAAAAAGGCCAGGCCGCCGTGCGCACTGCCGCCCTGGCCGTGGCCGGTGCCGCCCTGGTGCCCGTGGCCCAGGCAGACGGCCCGATTGTTGGCCCTGGCGGGCCAGACGGCGCAGGTGCCATGCCCATGGTCAGCCGCGGCACGCCCATGGCACCCAGCCTGTCGGCCGCGCCGGCGGCGGGTGGCAGCGGCCCCATCAGCATCACCATCCACGCAACCCCAGGCATGACACCCGAGGACGTTGCCCGTGCCGTGGCTGCAGAGCTGGACAAGCGCGAACGCGCTGCCGGCGCCCGCCGCCGCAGCGGCCTGTATGACCAAAACTGA
- a CDS encoding contractile injection system protein, VgrG/Pvc8 family produces MADQERYRHPAPTYRLVVAGKDITPAVDARLISLTLTEGRENTADQLDLELDDSDGQLTLPRKEAEIELQLGWQGQPLIDKGTFVVDEVEHTGAPDKVTIRARAADLGGEIRKRAEKSWHSTTLGAILAEVAKRNSLSHKVDAKLAATKVDHVDQTNESDMHFLTRLARKYDAVATVKKKHLLFMPINGTTTSKGESLPTIHITRASGDQHRWSSSTREALDGVRAWWSDRVNGKRKEVVAGDKTRNVKTLKETYASEQDALTAARAERQRLERGMATFELTLALGRPELMPQSPVRVTGFKEDIDGQGWLVKEVCHTLSDGGLGSKVQMERGGSEKSE; encoded by the coding sequence ATGGCAGACCAGGAACGCTACCGCCACCCCGCCCCCACCTACCGCCTGGTGGTGGCCGGCAAAGACATCACCCCCGCCGTCGATGCCCGGCTTATCAGCCTCACGCTCACCGAGGGGCGCGAAAACACCGCCGACCAGCTGGACCTGGAGCTGGACGACAGCGACGGGCAGCTCACCCTGCCCCGCAAGGAAGCCGAAATCGAACTGCAGCTAGGCTGGCAAGGCCAGCCGCTGATCGACAAAGGTACCTTTGTGGTGGACGAGGTAGAGCACACCGGCGCCCCGGACAAAGTCACCATCCGCGCCCGCGCGGCAGACCTGGGCGGCGAGATCCGCAAACGCGCTGAAAAAAGCTGGCACAGCACCACGCTGGGTGCCATCCTGGCCGAAGTGGCCAAGCGCAACAGCCTCAGCCACAAGGTAGACGCCAAGCTGGCCGCCACCAAGGTGGACCACGTGGACCAGACCAACGAAAGCGACATGCACTTTTTGACCCGCCTGGCACGCAAGTACGACGCCGTGGCCACCGTCAAGAAAAAGCACCTGCTGTTCATGCCTATCAACGGCACCACCACCAGCAAGGGCGAAAGCCTGCCCACCATTCACATCACCCGGGCCAGCGGGGACCAGCACCGCTGGAGCAGCAGCACCCGGGAGGCGCTCGACGGCGTGCGCGCCTGGTGGTCAGACCGCGTCAATGGCAAGCGCAAGGAAGTGGTTGCTGGCGACAAAACCCGCAACGTCAAAACCCTGAAAGAAACCTACGCCAGCGAACAAGACGCCCTGACCGCTGCCCGCGCCGAACGCCAGCGCCTGGAACGCGGCATGGCCACGTTCGAACTGACCCTGGCGCTGGGCCGCCCAGAACTGATGCCCCAAAGCCCCGTGCGCGTGACCGGCTTCAAGGAAGACATCGACGGCCAGGGCTGGCTGGTCAAAGAGGTCTGCCACACCCTCAGCGACGGAGGGCTAGGTAGCAAGGTGCAGATGGAACGGGGTGGCAGCGAAAAAAGCGAATAG
- a CDS encoding phage major tail tube protein: MGMPKVLKNFAVFVDGINYTGEVEEFTLPKLTRKLEDYRSGGMNLPAKTDLGMEGLESEVSSGGWLKDVIRQFGAAGVNAVPIRFVGVVQSDDTGQYSAVEVSMRGRWEEIDMGGAKAGEKSEFKCKVALNYYRLSWDGEELIEIDAIRMIEKLAGVDQFAIVRQLLGI, encoded by the coding sequence ATGGGCATGCCCAAAGTCCTGAAGAACTTCGCCGTCTTTGTTGACGGCATCAACTACACCGGTGAGGTCGAGGAATTCACCCTCCCCAAGCTCACACGGAAGCTGGAGGACTACCGCTCCGGCGGTATGAACCTGCCCGCCAAGACCGATCTGGGCATGGAAGGGCTGGAATCGGAAGTTTCCTCCGGCGGCTGGCTGAAAGACGTGATCCGCCAGTTTGGCGCCGCCGGCGTGAACGCCGTGCCTATCCGCTTTGTGGGCGTCGTGCAAAGCGACGACACCGGCCAATACAGCGCGGTCGAAGTCTCCATGCGTGGCCGCTGGGAAGAGATCGACATGGGCGGCGCCAAGGCCGGTGAAAAGTCCGAATTCAAGTGCAAGGTCGCGCTCAACTACTACCGCCTCTCCTGGGACGGTGAAGAGCTGATCGAGATCGACGCCATCCGCATGATCGAAAAGTTGGCCGGCGTGGACCAGTTCGCCATCGTCCGCCAGCTGCTGGGCATCTGA
- a CDS encoding PLP-dependent aminotransferase family protein, with protein MTAQNTPEVLSIQLDGSSVVHIGDQIHASLRQAIMDGRLGAGQRLPSGRDLARQLGVARGTIRVAYDRLIAENLVYGAGSAGTRVCARQFTDRSDDESSFAGPLAGFTRPYSSAPQPFQMGVPADDAFPAKLWARMRARAVRADANSYTTYSDPRGEPALRTQIASHLAVSRQMRCHPDQIIVTSGYRQGMMVVLTALCAHGRKAWIEEPGYPLGRRALELFGVALEPILVDAEGLRVSDGIARAPEARLALVTPGQHAPLGVTLSPARRHALLSWATEREAWIIEDDYLGELQLDGRAAQALAAGEGAERVIHVGSFSKTLSPALGLGFVVAPLSLAERFVEVCAALSPAPNRSTQLTLLEFLADGHFLRHLRQMKDLYTERRELALAHVSEFLPGSMAAGLGVIAPLPGLTNDRSFVALAKAQGLAPSALSAWYLDRTHAQHGLLLSVTNLHRDNIDAACTKLANIVAAH; from the coding sequence ATGACTGCCCAAAATACGCCCGAAGTGCTTTCCATCCAGCTGGACGGCTCCTCCGTCGTACATATCGGCGATCAGATTCATGCAAGCCTACGTCAGGCGATCATGGATGGAAGGCTTGGAGCGGGCCAACGTTTACCTTCCGGTCGAGACCTTGCCAGGCAACTTGGCGTCGCTCGAGGCACCATCCGTGTGGCTTACGACCGGCTGATTGCCGAGAACTTGGTCTACGGCGCGGGCTCTGCAGGCACACGTGTATGCGCTCGGCAGTTTACTGACCGAAGTGACGACGAGTCTTCATTTGCCGGGCCTTTGGCTGGATTCACCCGCCCATATTCGAGTGCCCCGCAACCATTCCAAATGGGTGTACCCGCTGACGATGCATTTCCAGCAAAGCTCTGGGCCCGAATGAGGGCGAGGGCCGTCCGTGCCGATGCCAACAGCTACACGACCTACTCTGACCCGCGCGGCGAACCAGCGTTGCGCACGCAGATTGCGAGCCACTTGGCCGTCAGCCGACAAATGCGATGTCATCCGGATCAGATCATCGTCACCAGTGGGTATCGGCAGGGCATGATGGTCGTGCTGACGGCGCTGTGCGCGCACGGGCGCAAGGCGTGGATAGAGGAGCCTGGTTATCCTCTTGGAAGGCGTGCGCTGGAGCTGTTTGGGGTGGCGTTAGAGCCCATACTTGTTGACGCAGAGGGTCTGCGCGTGAGCGACGGCATCGCACGTGCACCCGAGGCTCGACTAGCGTTGGTCACACCTGGTCAACATGCGCCTCTGGGCGTGACCCTATCGCCGGCCCGCAGACACGCACTGCTGAGTTGGGCGACTGAAAGGGAGGCCTGGATCATCGAGGACGACTATCTCGGAGAACTTCAACTCGATGGGCGTGCCGCACAGGCTCTTGCCGCTGGTGAAGGTGCCGAGCGTGTGATTCATGTCGGCTCGTTCAGCAAGACGTTAAGCCCGGCGCTGGGTCTTGGTTTTGTGGTCGCACCTCTCTCTTTAGCTGAGCGATTCGTGGAGGTTTGCGCCGCGTTGTCACCGGCTCCAAATCGAAGCACGCAGTTGACACTTCTGGAGTTTCTGGCGGACGGGCATTTCCTGCGGCACCTACGCCAGATGAAGGACCTATACACCGAGCGGCGCGAGCTTGCGCTGGCGCATGTCAGCGAGTTTCTGCCGGGCTCAATGGCGGCAGGCTTAGGCGTGATTGCACCGCTTCCAGGGCTCACCAACGACAGGTCTTTTGTCGCCCTTGCCAAAGCGCAAGGCTTAGCGCCTTCGGCCCTCTCTGCCTGGTATCTGGACCGCACCCATGCGCAGCACGGTTTGCTGCTGAGCGTGACGAACCTGCACCGCGACAACATTGATGCTGCGTGCACAAAACTTGCGAATATCGTCGCAGCTCATTGA
- a CDS encoding phage tail protein translates to MLMALGQFVFGLDTLAYEEFKRSNTWRHPSTSRVGARAARQFVGVGDDTISLSGWVSPELCGTYASVAELRAMGDSGQAFAVVAGTGEVFGQYVIESLNETGTLHFPDGTPRRIVFDLQLTRVDDEAGGQQVDVDETGQYVATGEE, encoded by the coding sequence ATGCTCATGGCCCTGGGCCAGTTCGTGTTTGGCCTGGACACCCTGGCCTATGAAGAATTCAAGCGCAGCAACACCTGGCGCCACCCCAGCACAAGCCGCGTAGGCGCCCGGGCGGCCCGCCAGTTTGTGGGCGTGGGTGACGACACCATCAGCCTCAGCGGCTGGGTGTCGCCCGAGCTGTGCGGCACCTACGCCAGCGTGGCCGAACTGCGCGCTATGGGCGACAGCGGCCAGGCCTTTGCCGTGGTGGCCGGCACCGGTGAAGTGTTTGGCCAGTACGTGATCGAAAGCCTGAACGAAACCGGCACCCTGCACTTTCCAGACGGCACGCCCCGCCGCATCGTCTTTGACCTGCAACTCACCCGCGTGGACGACGAAGCCGGCGGCCAGCAGGTAGACGTGGACGAAACCGGCCAATACGTGGCCACCGGTGAGGAATAA
- a CDS encoding phage tail sheath protein encodes MSTEYHHGVRVLEVTEGIRTIRTVSTAVIGMVATASDADDATFPLNKPVLITHVRNAIAKAGVLGTLAKSLDAIAEQCLPITVVVRVADGVGETPEEKAASLTSNVIGGVAADGTYTGMKALLAAQGKLGVKPRILGAPGLSTQPVATALATLGEQLRGMAYCGTYQDTVGDAILYRGEFGKRELMLIHGDFQRWDTVSNATVDAWAEAYALGLRAKIDLETGWHKTLSNVAVNGVTGINKDIYWDLQNPATDAGLLNGADVTTLINRDGYRFWGSRTCSDEPLFAFESAVRTAHVLADSIAEAHMWAVDKPLHPSLIKDILDGVNAKFRELIGGGYLLGGSAWFDATVNEAPTLKEGQALIDYDYTPVPPLENLTFKQRITDRYFADFAANVQAAA; translated from the coding sequence ATGTCCACCGAATACCACCACGGCGTGCGTGTCCTCGAAGTCACCGAAGGCATCCGCACCATCCGCACCGTATCCACGGCTGTGATTGGCATGGTTGCCACCGCATCCGATGCCGATGACGCAACCTTCCCGCTGAACAAGCCAGTCCTCATCACCCATGTGCGCAACGCCATCGCCAAGGCGGGCGTGCTGGGAACCCTGGCCAAGTCGCTGGATGCCATTGCCGAGCAATGCCTGCCCATCACCGTGGTGGTGCGCGTGGCCGATGGCGTGGGCGAAACCCCGGAAGAAAAGGCCGCCAGCCTGACCAGCAACGTCATTGGCGGCGTGGCGGCAGACGGCACCTACACCGGCATGAAGGCCCTGCTGGCGGCGCAGGGCAAGCTCGGCGTCAAACCCCGCATCCTGGGTGCACCCGGTTTGTCCACCCAGCCGGTGGCCACGGCCCTGGCCACGCTGGGGGAACAGCTGCGCGGCATGGCCTATTGCGGCACCTACCAGGACACCGTGGGCGACGCCATCCTGTACCGCGGCGAATTCGGCAAGCGCGAACTGATGCTGATCCATGGCGACTTCCAGCGCTGGGACACCGTATCCAACGCCACCGTGGATGCCTGGGCCGAAGCCTACGCCCTGGGCCTGCGCGCCAAGATCGACCTGGAAACCGGCTGGCACAAGACTCTGTCCAACGTGGCCGTCAACGGTGTCACCGGCATCAACAAAGACATCTACTGGGATCTGCAGAACCCAGCCACCGATGCCGGCCTGCTCAACGGTGCAGACGTCACCACCCTCATCAACCGGGACGGCTATCGATTCTGGGGCAGCCGCACCTGCAGCGACGAACCCCTGTTTGCCTTTGAAAGCGCCGTGCGCACCGCGCATGTGCTGGCCGACAGCATTGCAGAGGCCCACATGTGGGCCGTGGACAAGCCCCTGCACCCCAGCCTCATCAAAGACATCCTGGATGGCGTCAATGCCAAGTTCCGCGAACTGATTGGCGGCGGCTACCTGCTGGGCGGCAGCGCCTGGTTTGACGCCACGGTCAATGAAGCGCCCACCCTGAAAGAAGGCCAGGCCCTCATCGACTACGACTACACCCCCGTGCCGCCGCTGGAAAACCTCACCTTCAAGCAGCGCATCACAGACCGCTACTTCGCTGACTTCGCGGCCAACGTCCAGGCCGCGGCCTGA
- a CDS encoding GpE family phage tail protein: protein MDVVAFFFHWTPAVMDAMDPAELMRCRESAIAIHNRLNTPEK from the coding sequence ATGGACGTTGTGGCCTTCTTCTTCCACTGGACCCCGGCGGTCATGGACGCCATGGACCCCGCCGAGCTGATGCGCTGCCGTGAAAGCGCCATTGCCATCCACAACCGCCTCAACACCCCGGAGAAATAA
- a CDS encoding Y-family DNA polymerase — protein MFALLDGNNFYVSCERVFRPSLKGLPVVVLSNNDGCAIARSEEAKALGIKMGAPYFQIRHLHDQAGLVALSANFTLYGDMSDRMHSLAAGMGPEQEIYSIDECFINLQGVRDATRRAWAIRDRVLRGIGITTCVGIAPTKTLAKLANHIAKDAERKPGSYPAELARVCNLAELPPATLQQLLQQTAVGEVWGVGRRIAKRLAEHSICTALDLARMPPAMARAQFSVVLERTVLELCGQSCISLELAPPPKQQIACTRSFGRPVTDLAPLVEAVSHFAQRAAEKLRAQQSRCGAVLVFAHSSPFRANDPRFSESATVQLVQPSSDTTVLVAAAERGIRKIYQPGYRLAKAGVMLLDLSPQTRNQPSLLPEEAEPTGRDHSALMEAMDRINQRWGKGAVAVGSAVQVSVWGMRQERRTGMCTTQLDQVPVAR, from the coding sequence ATGTTTGCCCTGCTGGATGGCAACAACTTCTATGTCAGCTGTGAGCGTGTCTTCCGCCCCAGCCTGAAAGGCCTGCCCGTGGTGGTGCTGTCCAACAACGACGGCTGCGCCATCGCCCGCAGTGAAGAGGCTAAAGCCCTGGGCATCAAAATGGGTGCCCCCTACTTCCAGATCCGCCACCTGCATGACCAGGCCGGGCTGGTGGCTCTGAGTGCAAACTTCACGCTCTACGGCGATATGAGCGACCGCATGCACAGCCTGGCCGCCGGCATGGGGCCGGAGCAAGAGATTTACAGCATTGATGAGTGCTTCATCAACCTGCAAGGCGTGCGGGACGCCACGCGCCGCGCCTGGGCCATCCGGGACCGCGTGCTGCGCGGCATCGGCATCACCACCTGCGTAGGCATTGCGCCCACCAAGACCCTGGCCAAGCTGGCCAACCACATCGCCAAGGATGCAGAGCGCAAGCCCGGCAGCTACCCTGCAGAGCTGGCCCGGGTGTGCAACCTGGCAGAGCTACCGCCCGCCACGCTGCAGCAGCTACTGCAGCAAACCGCCGTGGGTGAGGTGTGGGGCGTAGGCCGCCGCATTGCAAAGCGCCTGGCAGAGCACAGCATCTGCACCGCCCTGGACCTGGCGCGCATGCCACCGGCCATGGCCCGGGCCCAGTTCAGCGTGGTGCTGGAACGCACCGTGCTGGAGCTGTGCGGGCAAAGCTGCATCAGCCTGGAGCTGGCCCCGCCCCCAAAGCAGCAGATTGCATGCACTCGCTCTTTCGGGCGGCCGGTGACAGACCTCGCGCCCCTGGTGGAAGCTGTTAGCCACTTTGCCCAGCGTGCAGCAGAAAAGCTGCGCGCCCAGCAAAGCCGCTGTGGCGCCGTGCTGGTGTTTGCGCACAGCAGCCCATTCAGGGCCAATGACCCACGGTTTTCCGAAAGCGCCACGGTGCAGCTGGTGCAGCCCAGCAGCGATACCACCGTGCTGGTGGCCGCCGCAGAACGCGGCATACGCAAGATCTACCAGCCCGGCTACCGGCTGGCCAAGGCCGGCGTAATGTTGCTGGACCTGAGCCCACAGACACGGAACCAGCCCTCACTGCTGCCCGAAGAGGCAGAGCCCACGGGCCGGGATCACAGTGCACTGATGGAAGCCATGGACCGAATCAATCAGCGTTGGGGCAAAGGCGCCGTGGCGGTGGGCAGTGCTGTGCAAGTGAGTGTCTGGGGAATGCGGCAAGAGCGCCGCACCGGCATGTGCACCACCCAGCTGGATCAAGTGCCGGTGGCGCGCTAG
- a CDS encoding LexA family protein, giving the protein MYSNRLLAGIPVPAIVSPMPLPMAVSSVRGGFPSPAADFAVTRIDLARELTQHSLCTFILRLAGDSMEGAGIFDGDLLVVDKYLKPIHGDIVIAELDGEFTCKRLHIRNGQFMLRPENPTYPDIRPKDGQSIEVWGVVTSAVKRFRTV; this is encoded by the coding sequence ATGTACAGCAATCGTTTACTTGCCGGCATTCCCGTGCCAGCCATCGTGAGCCCCATGCCGCTGCCTATGGCGGTATCGTCCGTGCGCGGCGGCTTCCCCAGCCCGGCGGCAGACTTTGCTGTGACTCGCATCGACCTGGCCAGGGAGCTGACCCAGCACTCCCTGTGCACCTTCATCCTGCGGCTGGCCGGCGACAGCATGGAAGGCGCCGGTATCTTTGACGGCGACCTGCTGGTGGTGGACAAGTACCTCAAGCCAATACACGGGGACATCGTGATTGCCGAGCTGGACGGGGAATTCACCTGCAAGCGCCTGCACATTCGCAACGGCCAGTTCATGCTGCGCCCGGAAAACCCCACCTACCCCGACATACGCCCCAAGGACGGGCAGAGCATTGAGGTGTGGGGCGTTGTCACCAGCGCCGTAAAGCGCTTTCGCACGGTATGA